CGCCAGCACCTGCGGCCAGAGGGTGTCGCGGACCCCGCGCCGGAAGAAGCCCATGTGCCCGATCGCGGGCACCCCGGCGTCGTCGGGTGTGTAGGTGCGCCGCTCTAGCGGGGCATTGGTGAGCCGGCTGTAGATGGCGTTGATCTGTCCCGGGGTGGCCCAGAGATCGTCGCTGAAGCCGATGGACAGCACGTCGGTCTTGACCCCGGCGGCGCGTTCGGCGGCGTCCATACTCGGATCGTCGAAGAAGTAATTCGGCCGGCGGGACCAGGAGCTCCACTCGAGCATGGCACCGCCGGGCATGTCCTCGCCCAGCCCCATTTTCCGGCCGGGCACCACGCCGAGCAGCTGGCCGGTGAGCGGGCCGAGGACCCGCAGGACCAGTCCCACGCGCACCCGTTCCTTCGGATCCTGGATGGTCTTGGTGACGCCGGCGTGCGAGGCCACGGCCACGAACCCCAGCAGCCCGTCGGTGCCGTTGTTCAGGGCCATCGCGTGTCCGCCGATGCTGTGCCCGACGGCGAGCCGCGGCAGGTCCTGGAACCGCTCGGCCATCCACCCGGCGGCGGCCGGGACGTCCTGGCTCATCCAGTCCCGCATCCGCAGCTTCCGGTTGGCCCTCGGGCTGCCGGACGCACCGGTCCCCCGGTAGTCGTAGGTCAGCACCGCATATCCGTTTTCCGCCAGGTACTCGCTGAAGCCGGTGTACAGCCGTTCGGCCACGGCCGTGGCGGGATGGACAACGACGGCGGCGCGGGGCGCGGCGTCGGCCGGCAGACGCAGGGTGCCGGCGAGCGCTCCACCGGCAGGGACGGGGATGCTGATTCGTTCGGATGTGACTGCTGCCACACTATTATTTCGCATGCGAAGTAATCTACACGGGACCGTGGGTTTCGGATACCCCGGGCTCTAGGCTTAGGGGAATCGAACCCCTGACCTTTCGGATCCAGCGTTAGTGTGCCGAATCGCGAAACGGTGAAGTCCTAGACCACCACAAGTTCCGTTTTCTCAGGCCCATGGTCGGCCATCGTCACGCTCTGGATCGCAGGGTTGTCGTACGTGTTCCAGTAATAGGTCATCGTCCGGGAGGAGAAGAGCCCGGTGTAGGTGGTTATCTCGAACTCGCCCGAGCCCATGGCCGCACTGCCATCCACCATCGAGACCCCCTGCAGAGTGTGGAAGGCTCGCGTGACGTTCTCCTCTTCGGTGGTCTTCGGCGGGTAGTGCGCGTGGACGTAGGCCGCACGCACAAACCGGGACGGCGAGTAGTAGTCGCCGGGGATCCCCCGCATGAGCGACCCGGAGCCGAACGGGGTCAGATGCGCCTGGTTGAGCACCACCTCCTCCGGGAAGTCGGGCGAGGTATTGAGGTAGTTGCGCAGGTTCTCCTGGTGCCAGCCGAAGCCGGGTTGGTTGGCCAGGACGTCGACGTCGTCATGGAAGACGTGCATGCCGTCGCTCGTGTACTCCACAACGATGGAGCGCGTCGAGTCGCCGATCAGCCAGTGCAGCAGCGAGCTCGGATACTGCTCGTTGATCGGCCGATCCACAATGACAACGTTGTCCAGGGCTGCCTCGACCTCGTCGACAGTGGCGAACTGGGAGGCCACCCAGAGCGGAAACTCAAACGCGGCGACGTTCGTCGCGCCGTCGACCGGTGCCGGCGCGTACTCCGCGTACCCCGGAAAGTTGAGGCCGCCGACGGCCAGGCCTGCGTCATTGCCGCAGTCAAAGTACAGCGGCGTGTCTTCCTGAACGATGCCCATGCCGATGACGGCATGCTCGATCTTCGGCACCGCCCCGAAGGGAGACTTGGTGGCGTACCCGGTGGGCGTCACCACCACCCGCTCCCCGAAATCAGACGTCCAATCGAGATTCCGGGCGAAATAGAGGTTGCCGCTGCCGTCCGAGAACCTGATGCCTGTGCACATGTTGATGCTCCCTTTTTTGGCGAAGCCCAAACGGCGGTTCGCCTGGTGGTGGGGTTACGCCGGAGAACCTGCCGAGGAGTCACGGAGCTGGTCGCCCGGCCCGCAACCGTTCTACGTTTTCAGGGTAGGCCCGGACCCCGGGCCAGCGGCAGGTTCCCCGCGGAACTTGGTCCCGAATCTGTGCAGGTTCATAGAGCACAGGGTCCAGGTGCCTATAAAAGGGACCATGACGAATCCGCCCGATAAACCGCTGGCAGTCTCCCTCCCCTTCACGGGGAAATGGAAGGTGCAGAACAGTCCCCTGCGCCGGGTGCCCAGCCACGGCACGCATCTGCTCGCCACGACCTACGCCATCGACTTCGTAGGCGTGGACGACGCCGGTCGGACGGCACCCACAGTCAGCTGGCGCACCGCGTTCAGCACCGAACCCCCGGAGCTGTTCTTCGCCTTCGGCCGCCCGATCCTTGCTCCGGTTAGCGGGAAGGTAGTGACTGTGCACGACGGCGAAACGGACCACGACGCCCGCCGCTCGCAGCTGGCCCTGGTGCCTTACATGCTGGGCCAGCAGGGCCGGCTGCGGCAGGGAGCCGGTGCGATTGCCGGAAACTACGTCCTCATTGCCATGCCCGACGGCGGGGCGGTGGTTGGGGTGATGCACCTGCGGTCGGGCTCGATCCGGGTTTCCACCGGGCAGCACGTCGACGAGGGCCAGCACCTCGGGGACTGCGGAAACTCGGGCAACTCCACGCAGCCGCACGTGCATGTGCAGGCGATGGACGGAACCGACCCGCGGACCGCCCGCGGGTTGCCGCTGATATTCCGGTCCTTCGGCGAGAAACCCTCCCGCGGCAGCACGTTTCTTCGCCGTGAAAATGCACTGCC
This window of the Arthrobacter sp. zg-Y919 genome carries:
- a CDS encoding alpha/beta fold hydrolase: MRNNSVAAVTSERISIPVPAGGALAGTLRLPADAAPRAAVVVHPATAVAERLYTGFSEYLAENGYAVLTYDYRGTGASGSPRANRKLRMRDWMSQDVPAAAGWMAERFQDLPRLAVGHSIGGHAMALNNGTDGLLGFVAVASHAGVTKTIQDPKERVRVGLVLRVLGPLTGQLLGVVPGRKMGLGEDMPGGAMLEWSSWSRRPNYFFDDPSMDAAERAAGVKTDVLSIGFSDDLWATPGQINAIYSRLTNAPLERRTYTPDDAGVPAIGHMGFFRRGVRDTLWPQVLAWLDGRIANRP
- a CDS encoding M23 family metallopeptidase: MTNPPDKPLAVSLPFTGKWKVQNSPLRRVPSHGTHLLATTYAIDFVGVDDAGRTAPTVSWRTAFSTEPPELFFAFGRPILAPVSGKVVTVHDGETDHDARRSQLALVPYMLGQQGRLRQGAGAIAGNYVLIAMPDGGAVVGVMHLRSGSIRVSTGQHVDEGQHLGDCGNSGNSTQPHVHVQAMDGTDPRTARGLPLIFRSFGEKPSRGSTFLRRENALPQEASTVEAP
- the bsh gene encoding choloylglycine hydrolase: MCTGIRFSDGSGNLYFARNLDWTSDFGERVVVTPTGYATKSPFGAVPKIEHAVIGMGIVQEDTPLYFDCGNDAGLAVGGLNFPGYAEYAPAPVDGATNVAAFEFPLWVASQFATVDEVEAALDNVVIVDRPINEQYPSSLLHWLIGDSTRSIVVEYTSDGMHVFHDDVDVLANQPGFGWHQENLRNYLNTSPDFPEEVVLNQAHLTPFGSGSLMRGIPGDYYSPSRFVRAAYVHAHYPPKTTEEENVTRAFHTLQGVSMVDGSAAMGSGEFEITTYTGLFSSRTMTYYWNTYDNPAIQSVTMADHGPEKTELVVV